The Phacochoerus africanus isolate WHEZ1 chromosome X, ROS_Pafr_v1, whole genome shotgun sequence genome has a segment encoding these proteins:
- the LOC125118825 gene encoding putative deoxyribonuclease TATDN2 codes for MAAAPMAGWLAPEVLRGSSGQGNSSSSSSSSSSFSSYASHSSGSSVSGAASKDCFDSEHLGFPSTSVESPQRHPLCSASPFLEEMASLKDYSFKIIPKQSSGTFTNSELAASTEDQNNEPEKANGDQRRWGGEPDQSSSMIYVKAIQGILDTLIPEEEAVASTIWSPGQHANPEEEPAGTALFSAPQRRNVSAPEVRVGEMEMDDFFDRRMTTPPEEKLCEKPFGDQRTFIFEKSSPALQFPDRRDYHSEIQVPQERGMVIEHPCSGRDWSDMDEVSAFRFPQEESASLSLPRVSQPSSFTPEPVMFWPNLYSGPWHDSTSYWTSSPKPPSYPSLGGGGGGGSSTGISSQSYLSDYSFNSTVHSPDWSRDLKASEQSSSLNLPLCFSTSSEAEVKETRCQLQEETSSRPWGRYVSRPLPRSHWEQSLEKGFIDTHCHLDMLYSKLSFKGTFNKFRKIYSRSFPKEFHGCISDFCDPRTLKDGLWEELLKEDLVWGAFGCHPHFARYYNESQERSILQALRHPKAVAFGEIGLDYSYKCTTPVPQQHKIFERQLQLAVSLNKPMVIHCREADRDLLGILKKFVPSDFKIHRHCFTGSYSVIQPLLEYFPNMSVGFTAVLTYSSAWEARDALKKIPLERVIVETDSPYFLPRGVPKSLCQFAHPGLALHTVREIARIKDQPLSHTLATLRDNTSRLYSL; via the exons ATGGCGGCGGCTCCAATGGCGGGCTGGTTGGCAC CTGAGGTTTTGCGGGGCTCATCGGGCCAGGgaaattcctcctcctcctcctcctcctcctcctccttctcttcctacgCTTCTCACTCCTCAGGCTCGAGTGTGAGTGGAGCAGCCTCCAAAGACTGCTTTGATTCGGAACACTTGGGGTTCCCTTCGACCTCCGTGGAATCCCCTCAGCGCCATCCGCTTTGCTCTGCTAGCCCCTTTCTGGAAGAAATGGCTTCTCTAAAAGACTACAGCTTTAAGATTATTCCCAAACAGAGTTCCGGTACCTTCACAAACTCTGAACTTGCAGCCAGCACTGAGGATCAAAATAACGAGCCTGAGAAAGCAAACGGGGACCAGAGAAGGTGGGGTGGAGAGCCAGACCAAAGCTCTTCAATGATCTACGTGAAGGCGATCCAGGGCATCCTGGACACATTGATACCAGAAGAAGAGGCCGTCGCTAGTACAATATGGAGCCCAGGACAGCATGCCAACCCTGAAGAAGAACCAGCCGGGACTGCCCTCTTCTCTGCTCCTCAAAGAAGGAACGTGTCAGCCCCAGAGGTCAGAGTGGGGGAGATGGAGATGGACGACTTCTTTGACAGAAGAATGACGACACCTCCTGAGGAGAAACTCTGTGAGAAGCCATTTGGTGACCAAAGGACATTCATCTTTGAAAAGAGCTCTCCAGCCCTCCAATTTCCAGATAGACGTGACTATCATTCAGAAATCCAGGTGCCTCAAGAAAGGGGTATGGTGATTGAGCACCCTTGCTCAGGAAGGGACTGGTCTGATATGGATGAGGTTTCTGCATTCAGATTCCCTCAGGAGGAATCCGCCTCACTCAGTCTCCCGAGAGTTTCACAGCCTTCGTCCTTCACACCCGAGCCTGTCATGTTCTGGCCTAATTTGTACAGTGGCCCTTGGCATGACTCTACCAGCTACTGGACCAGCAGTCCCAAGCCTCCCAGCTATCCTTCCCtgggcggcggcggtggcggcggcagcagca CTGGGATAAGCAGCCAGAGCTACTTGAGTGATTATTCCTTCAATTCCACCGTGCACTCTCCAGACTGGTCCAGAGATCTGAAGGCCTCAGAGCAAAGTTCATCCCTGAATTTGCCACTTTGTTTCTCCACAAGTTCAGAAGCAGAGGTGAAGGAGACAAGATGCCAGCTCCAAGAGGAGACATCATCACGCCCTTGGGGAAGATACGTATCTCGCCCCCTGCCAAGGAGCCACTGGGAGCAAAGCCTAGAGAAGGGTTTCATTGATACCCACTGTCACCTCGACATGCTCTATTCCAAGCTGTCTTTCAAAGGAACCTTTAACAAGTTCAGAAAAATCTACAGCCGCTCCTTCCCTAAGGAGTTTCatggctgcatctccgatttcTGTGATCCTCGCACGCTAAAGGATGGCCTATGGGAGGAGCTGCTGAAAGAGGATCTGGTTTGGGGGGCCTTTGGCTGCCACCCCCATTTTGCACGTTACTATAATGAGAGCCAAGAAAGAAGTATTTTGCAAGCCTTACGCCACCCCAAGGCTGTAGCATTCGGAGAAATTGGCCTGGATTACTCCTACAAGTGCACCACACCTGTCCCACAGCAGCACAAGATATTTGAGAGACAGCTGCAGCTGGCCGTGTCTCTAAACAAGCCCATGGTGATCCACTGCCGAGAAGCTGACAGAGATCTGCTGGGCATCTTGAAAAAATTTGTGCCCTCCGACTTCAAGATCCATCGGCACTGCTTCACTGGCAGTTACTCAGTCATCCAGCCCCTTCTGGAGTACTTCCCCAACATGTCTGTGGGCTTCACAGCAGTCCTGACTTACAGTTCCGCCTGGGAGGCCCGAGATGCTCTGAAGAAGATCCCGCTGGAGAGAGTCATCgtggaaacagattctccctacTTCCTCCCTCGGGGGGTTCCCAAAAGCCTGTGCCAGTTTGCCCACCCCGGCCTGGCCCTGCACACCGTTCGAGAGATTGCCAGAATCAAAGATCAGCCACTCTCCCACACCTTGGCCACCTTACGAGACAACACGAGTCGTCTCTACAGCCTTTAA